In the Bicyclus anynana chromosome 22, ilBicAnyn1.1, whole genome shotgun sequence genome, atacaaattatgaaaagagTTTGTATAAGCGGACGTCAAGCAGACGCTGATtgtatagactcattctgtatcattgtTTATTCTGTGTTCCCAGGTTAAACTTACTACGGGAAGTGGCAGACGGTCTGCGAGTGTACTTCGACTTCATACTGCGCGGCCATTTGCTGTACAAGCAGGAGGCGGACCAGTACTTTGAGTTCTGTGGACAGTATGTCGACGAGTAAgttaatataaactatattatatCAATCCACTAGCGAGCCGCCATCaattcccattttttttttaattcatgatTTTAAAACCTGATGTTAATTGGATTCTAAAAtggaaacggtgaaggaaggcTTTTGACTGGTGGCcatcggccgtggttagttttagcgttccggtacgatggcccgaaaggggtgtgaagtttcatcctactcctaacaagttagcccgcttcaatcttagattacatcaccacttaccattaggtaagattgtagtcgagggctaatttgtaaaatcgtgtggaaacctgcatatctgaaaactttcataattctttgcgtgcgtgaagtctgccaatccgcattgggccagcgtggtggactaaggcctatcctccttctgagaggagactcgtgctcaacagtgagctaaaaATGCgttttaatgatgatgttgttCAGATTAGATATAAAGTCGGAGCCGGAAGACGAGGACGAAGAGAACCAGGATCCGGCTCAAGAGGGCGCGGTGGCGGAGGCGGAAGCGGACGCGGGCGCGGCGGAGGCGGACCTCAAGAGTCCCATAGTGCCCGAGTACGCTCACCTGCCGCCCGACCCCGACCACGGAGAGAACGGGGAAGGTATAACAACCTCCCtgccttttttttaatgggtttcaccgacTTCACCATgcggcttgtaaagactcattctggatcattctttattctgtgctcgtaaaataaattattttcattcaatATGCATTGGCACACACCAATGTGCTTGGCTAATCTAGATTCCTTTATTTAGAGGCAGTAGCAGAGAGCAATGAAGGCGAAGTCGAGGTAGAAGCGGAGGACGAGGCGCCAGAGGAGGCCGAGGCAGACAAGGCGGAGGGCGACGAAGCCGAGGCAGACAAGGCGGAAGTCGAAGAGGCCGAGGCAGAGAAAGCGGAAGTCGAAGAGGCGGAGGCAGAAAAGGTGGAAGGCGAGGAAGTTGAGGCAGATAAGGCGGAAGGCGACGAGGCCGAGGCAGACAAGGCGGAAAGCGAGGAGGCGAAGGCGCGAGGCAGCGAAGGTGCTATGAGTTCGCCTCGGACTGAGGACAGCGTGAGGCGGGCTGCGCCTCGATCACACAACCTCGCTAGAAGGTACtcttgctttttatttatttatttattaagggaAATCTACagttaatacattaaattcatgcttacattatttacaattttaggtTATGTCGATGCTTAACTATTTAAAAGATTTCCaaaacatttacaattttttacagAGTATATATTATGTCATTACTTTCTAAGCTACAGATCTACTCATATCCATTAATTCAACAAGGTAACAACATGATCAAATATATACTAATCTAATCTGCAATATAATCTAAGAtatcaagtttatttataaacaagtaaaataaataagtaatttaattttcactactcttgctcaaaaacactgtcatattaccactccacagcggggctaaacaagcatttaagcctctaggggctaaagtaattttgttttttaatccttgtttgttacgagtactagccaagtactagcctactataaaacggaggaggttttattcgaaaatagaatcattataggtaaggccctgattgtttcgaaaaataaataaaaaactttaaattggaatgaaatgcagcgttcttgtctgtgaaatacgttcattttttttatttaatttttattgagttgcaaatagagcgagatttgaagacatgggaaatcctttacggtgtaatacctttgcctttttctcacgtgaaaaatataaaattaaaaaacgagaatttaaaaaccaattggcgtgaataatacacacttgatttttttcagaaattcattgtaaatttgtgaccgtaacttacatatttttcaacaataattgtaattgttgtcttcatctagtgagaatggtgatcctagtttggagatggatgaaattttcaatctgttaccatcaaagtcgagacgcatttacttaaatacctacctacgaaaaatttaataagtggagaaaacaacaacgaatggattcacttacgaaaggagttttttaagctattatctcccacgtttaccttacATAGtacattattcatcttcaaagtagtcggaaattatgttactgggtaaaagcatctcccttaatatccaaaattgtagactttgtacatttaattttcaattaaaataaatcattgaatattgtactaaactattttattttctcgcaatcgtagtcaAAAGCAGaatgtaacacgtggggctaaacccattggTCTCACAGTGGTTTCgtcaacatcttgaagttatgggaaatactcccgagcaccctgtataaggaaagaagtttttttagtgctcaaatttttgtatttcataaaCAATGAAAAGGAGATATACGAATTGGATGTAAACAGTTTAATTAATATccgtgtaagctgtcaatgtcatgtaatattgtcaaatgtcaataattgACGCAAGTTAATAATTCAAATTGCAAAACGCcacgaacgctactacgcgaagatcactgacaaccTGTCAAGGTTTAAGTTATAAgaatgttgccatgataaaaattcttagttaatgttgtcagctaatgaaaaaaatacattttatttaattaatttaaaaaaagaaatgcggttgattgtatatttttttaataaattgggACTTGTCctttacgctactcgactaaactgcTACAGTAGTCCAACAATCCTTAATGGCGTCCTGAACAGAGTGACACTGTTTCATTCGTTGCAGGTATCGTCGACTATCCGTATATTGTAGCACATTGTCCGCAGGCTCCGCTCGCACAAGTCCGCGGTGTCGCAGTCCGAGAGCGAGGAGCCGGCGCCCTCCACCTCTGGCGAGCAGCGGACCTTCGAGACGCTGTCCTCCAGGTGACTTTAACCCACTTTTAAATAAGCAAAATCATCATTTCGACCTGTTTGTAtgtaaatttgaaaattgtcTGTATtgcattgtatttttgtatagatATGTTTGTCCCCCCATATGTCCTAAATTAGGATAAATTAGGATTGCAATTTATTTTAAGGTTCTTTAACAATGAAAATGATAAACAAGAGCAATGATattagcctgtcagtatatatttagcagtatagtctatgtaagacaaaatattaatttgtacaaacgaaaaggagatttaaacccacgtcttaatagacacgggcataaattagttatttctgcgtatcgtctccaaagagttaaaaaatcttttgtaggtttgggtgtactcttctataacaagatccccaagactgtgatggacttgccaatatgcacaactttaagcaatgtgttaaaaacatttacttagtcgaggttaatacactattgatgagttcctttaCGATAAAAGTGCCcagaggccattggatcagcttccaccttcacacatgaaataaaactataagaatttgtaattgttatcaattgtaaattgtaatactgtatgactttttcatttcaaaagagcaactgttgagtttcttgccggtatcttctcagcagaacctgccttccgaaccggtggtagaatctttacaaatagtcaactgacgtgtcaaaagtacttgtaaattgagcctacttgaaataaatgaattttgattttttttttggatcatAGACTTCAGACGTTTCTTTTTGAGGTTTGGGAGGGTCAGGATATGTCTACTTGAAGCTCACTGTAGTTAATTTGTTTTCACAGTGTAGGCAGCAGCGGCTCGTCGCTGAGCGAGAGCTGGGCGCGCCCGGCGCGTCCGCCCCCCGCGCCCCCTACGCCCGCCCGCAACCCGCTCTCGCAACTACTCGACAAGGTACTACTGCATCTACTCACTCGTTTGTTTGATCACACGGTGcactagcttttttttttaattttccatcttATCCCCCCAAAAGTgaccatcattttaaaaattttagagtTTCAAAGTATTCCGGAAATCTTCAAGTGAAAAGCTAACGCTaacagtagtttcggagaaaaacgGCATGGTTAATTGccgtctatttgtttaaataactcgaaggcgatttttttttgaatttaaaaaaaaaatatttttttaaatcctctTTTAAATTTGAAGTACCTAGGTATAACACgatcaattttgaaaaagttgtttttttaccCTACTATATGTATAGTATGTTTATGAAATTATAAGTAAACGTTCTTTCCCCAGGTAGCCAAATGGCAACTAATACCGAGAGAGAATACAGAGCACCTTCCCTGTAGAGTGTATGGAGCCATCCATCTAGCGAGACTCTTTGGTAAATATACTAAATTCTGTTTTATGTTCGTATGTACTTAAATAAACCTTGAAAAatctgtatgtatgtctgtatgtatcTTTATAACTATTACGCGGACCCGGTTAGGCttagctttgacttatgtgcacttcttccctatccctatcctaccctaccatatCCCTATCCTATCCTAGCCTACCCTGCCTCTACCCTAAGAATCCTATAGACGTCttctggttctaagctacctccccATTCATTTTcagctaaattatttttttttattcacattttacaatctcacctgatggtaagtgatgatgcaatccatgaaagaaacgggctaacttgttaggaggatgaaaatccacacccacttggcggtacgtttttgtcggtagggtggtaactaggcacggccgaagcctcccaacagccagacctggaccaattaagaaaacctcaatcggcccagccggggatcgaacccaggaactccgtcttgtaaatccaccgcgcataaaactgcgccacggaggccgattCAGCCGTTATTGAGAACTAACATTCCTTTAATAAACATATATTGAAATAGGAGATAGCTTTTTgtctgtttattattataaaaagaaaagccgtaatagcccagtgatatgatctctgcctccgattccggggggtgtgggttcaaatccggtccggggcatgcacctctaatttttcagttgtgtgcattttaagaaattaaatatcacgtgtctcaaacggtgaaggaaaacatcgtgaggaaacctgcataccagggaattttcttaattctctgcgtgtgtgaagtctgccaatccgtattgggccagcgtggtggactattggcctaacccctctcattctgagactcgaactcagcagtgagccgaatatgggttggtgacgatataagaaaaagataaattctTATATATTAACTAACCGATGTGTTCACTTTACAGTAAAACTGCCTGATTTCTTGAACGCGACGCAGATGCCCGACTTCAAATTGAAACTTATATTGAAACACATAGACATGTTTGTACAGTGAGTATTGCAACAtttataattgatattttaccTTTAGACttgacttcatcatcatcatcatcatcatcatcatcatcattatcattatcatcatcatcatcatcatcatatcagcctatggacgtccactgcaggacataagacttccaaacatcacgatactgagccacctgcatccagcgaatccctgcgactcgcttgatgtcgtcagtccatctggtggggggtcggccaacactgcgcttactagtgcggggtcgccattccggcactttgggaccccaacgtccatcggctcttcgaactatgtgccccgcccattgccacttcagcttcgcaactcgctcaGCTATGtcggttcgtctgcggatctcctcatttctgattcgatcacgaagaGAAACGCTAAGCATAGCTCCCTGcatcgcccgctgaatgactttgagctttctaataaagcccatagttagcgaacaAGTTTCGGAtctgtaggtcatcactggcaacacgcactgttcaaagactttcgtcttcaggcactgaggaatttcggacgaaaagatgtcgcggagtttcccaaacgctgcccagacgagctggattcggcgatttacctctttctcaaaattggacctacctaactggactgtgtgtcctaggtatatatattcgtctatgATTTCAAACGCAGAGTCCTCAATAATTGGGTGAAGCGGTACATGACcattagacatgatcttcgtcttactcatgttcattttaagcCCATACAcattgagaaactctgctgtggtcgttgagcatggtacttTGACGCGTTtgttgaagactgcaatctcattgcTTGCCTCTCCTCCATGAGCTTGTGTGTATGTTCCGAGAACTTGTTGGTTCTTTTTGTACGGTGGTTTTTGAAGAACTTAAACCCGACcgtatggacagtttccacaagCCTGTTGTTTACATCGTCCACAGCAACGCAATCTGCTAGGCAATCGAAGCGGTTCTGTAACTCCAGTTGAAAACTCTCAGGGGTTTGGATTTGGGCACCAGTAGGTGGGAGCGTAGATTTCACCAGTTTATACCGTTCCAGCTGTAAGTTGATATTCATCGTGCCTCTTACTGGGACTGTTTGTTTTTGGCTGTATCCATAAAAGGTTGATGCCCAaagaatgaccacgctgggcatgcgggttggtcattcgcaatCCTAGGCATCTCGCACAGCCGTCGCTGCTCACCGGTCTGTGATACTTATGAAGTCTAACTGAATTgaaatggttataccgccatttaccggtcgccagagcctcctcggtccatctgcagggtgcaccacgagcaggtgaggttggcagttaaGGAGGCTGATTGGTACTAACCTCCCTCTTACACCAGCTAaagaggtaaactcacacatcgaaaatatttaacaccaataaatatatcctgtgtccttacacttaaaaactataaaagctatacatttaaatagtaatacaaacacgtgtaattttaacagaatgaaacatcgattctatagacgcagtttgacTGAAATATTAGCTAACAATAAGTTTgaagtttagtacatcaagtgtgttagtgacgtcacaaaatggacgtcagcaattttgacgtttgaaaatttttaaaaaataagtaatatttatgttaagttttttaaaaaatcctacttcatcatcatctccttacccttatcccacttaagtggggtcggaaaaatatgtcaatcttttccattcgtctctattactcgttaactcatcatccactccttttacacacatgtcctctttcacacaatccaaccatctgttctttggccttcctctcctcttatgtccttccacttgcacattcaacattttcctagtaatatgactttcctccctacgcattttttaataaatccttaacttttattgattgatatcgatatatttcggacccttattccatgtactataccaaatattgtttatattaaatttgatatgagtcaactaccctattccaGGTACCTGGACGAGCACAACGAATGGTTCGGAGAAATGTTCTACATCACAGACGGCGTGTCGCGTTCACACTGAGAGCGAATGTTTGACACTTGTTGATCCTTCAGAGATTATGTACAGAGCTTTAACGAGGGGCTCAATAGTACGACTTAGTTTGTATatacgcagtggcgtgcacaaaatCTTCAACTAGAGcatgcactatacgtacaaatcgtacaaaatgttctacaaTACGTCTTTCAGACAGGTTTAACGACTCATAAGGGTAGGCAGGGCATGTTTGCATATaagaagtgcacgccactgtatataTGCTGTTGAGCTTGAGTTACAATGGGATGGGATGGCACAcctataatagggatgatgacattttcttttaaattgtata is a window encoding:
- the LOC112050330 gene encoding male-specific lethal 3 homolog; the protein is MVSTRGVRYKFSEGERVLCYEPDPTKAKVLYDSKVLEVIESKDKRGRRTVEYLIHFQGWNSSWDRCVSEDFVLKDTEENRQLQRDLAEKSQLQLGAYLYRRERKKGTSTNSGSGPAKRPRHGFSDDGSSSSTQPDPDEAEAEAVDTDSSSGSASSTQPNSPPNSHAGRANIILPSALRDRLTFDYHLVVKRGRLSRLPASPCAAQILESFVKWFARAGAWNPPRARLDPHHKPDMLDVSCRLNLLREVADGLRVYFDFILRGHLLYKQEADQYFEFCGQYVDELDIKSEPEDEDEENQDPAQEGAVAEAEADAGAAEADLKSPIVPEYAHLPPDPDHGENGEEAVAESNEGEVEVEAEDEAPEEAEADKAEGDEAEADKAEVEEAEAEKAEVEEAEAEKVEGEEVEADKAEGDEAEADKAESEEAKARGSEGAMSSPRTEDSVRRAAPRSHNLARRLRSHKSAVSQSESEEPAPSTSGEQRTFETLSSSVGSSGSSLSESWARPARPPPAPPTPARNPLSQLLDKVAKWQLIPRENTEHLPCRVYGAIHLARLFVKLPDFLNATQMPDFKLKLILKHIDMFVQYLDEHNEWFGEMFYITDGVSRSH